In Cystobacter ferrugineus, the following proteins share a genomic window:
- a CDS encoding glycosyltransferase codes for MGAPRFVFYAVNGLGLGHVTRLVSIARALRRLSPECEVLFLTSSEADHVIYREGFAAVKLPSKTIRERCGLRKGHYLKLVQTVTWNTISAFDPDVLVVDTYPTGSFEELIPVLRWRQKNVFVFREQRAEAAGSELLQASLRLYDRILIPHEDVSQVGPLPEPAKALAVGPILIRERHELPDRARAREALGLPRDGTLLYASFGGGGDPEAARALTLTAQVARELPGVRLVVGAGPLWREQPPALEGAVVLQGRYPALDFLPAFDAAVTAAGYNAVHELLYAGIPSVFVPFTRMVDDQEKRVREVEDAGAGLACLPLTREGLTRAVRELMKPEVRQRLGTAAREKVARNGAEPAARALLELLP; via the coding sequence ATGGGCGCGCCCCGCTTCGTCTTCTACGCCGTCAATGGCCTGGGGCTGGGCCACGTCACGCGCCTGGTGTCCATCGCCCGGGCGCTGCGCCGGCTCTCGCCGGAGTGCGAGGTGCTCTTCCTCACCTCGTCCGAGGCCGACCACGTCATCTACCGCGAGGGGTTCGCGGCGGTGAAGCTGCCCTCGAAAACCATCCGCGAGCGCTGTGGCCTGCGCAAGGGCCACTACCTCAAGCTGGTGCAGACGGTGACGTGGAACACGATCTCCGCGTTCGATCCGGACGTGCTGGTGGTGGACACCTACCCCACTGGCTCCTTCGAGGAACTCATTCCGGTGCTGCGCTGGCGCCAGAAGAACGTCTTCGTCTTCCGGGAGCAGCGGGCCGAGGCGGCGGGCTCCGAGCTGCTCCAGGCCTCGCTGCGGCTGTATGACCGGATCCTCATCCCCCACGAGGACGTGTCCCAGGTGGGTCCGCTGCCCGAGCCCGCCAAGGCCCTGGCCGTGGGCCCCATCCTCATCCGCGAGCGCCACGAGCTGCCAGACCGGGCCCGGGCACGCGAGGCGCTCGGGCTACCTCGGGACGGCACCCTGCTCTACGCCTCCTTCGGCGGCGGAGGAGACCCCGAGGCCGCCCGGGCACTGACGCTCACGGCCCAGGTGGCGCGGGAGCTGCCCGGGGTGCGACTGGTGGTGGGCGCGGGTCCCCTGTGGCGCGAGCAGCCGCCCGCGCTGGAGGGAGCGGTGGTGCTCCAGGGCCGCTACCCCGCGCTGGACTTCCTGCCGGCCTTCGACGCGGCGGTGACTGCGGCCGGCTACAACGCCGTCCACGAGTTGCTGTACGCGGGCATCCCCTCCGTCTTCGTGCCCTTCACGCGGATGGTGGACGACCAGGAGAAGCGCGTACGTGAGGTGGAGGACGCGGGGGCGGGCCTGGCGTGCCTGCCGCTGACGCGCGAGGGGCTCACCCGCGCGGTGCGTGAGCTGATGAAGCCGGAGGTGCGCCAGCGCCTGGGCACGGCGGCGCGCGAGAAGGTGGCGCGCAATGGCGCGGAGCCCGCGGCGCGGGCACTGCTGGAGTTGCTCCCATGA
- a CDS encoding radical SAM/SPASM domain-containing protein, translating to MKNPTPMRERLEGYLERRPRTGPETVHLDVTNACNLDCITCWNYAPDLAQAKPVAWKRQRMDAATFHRMVHECAEAGAERIVISGGGEPFTHPDIYTFIDAVKARGLRLTVISNGTLCDWERVRGLGVDQMLLNMASASAETYVAYHPNQPPETFHRLLEGVRTVRDVTAVNLVQVINRVNYRELPQMVQLAHDVGARSSFKVGDVPRGTEHHALTAEQRQQVLGELIPEARKRAKALKVKHNLDAYEAQLSGKWPSGQETGCFAGYLYSRVYVDGRVFFCCEHIEAGHVKDGAFQDVWRAPAYEAVRARLHRGEYYPGCARCGKHDMNFAASRDLREMLEEGEQP from the coding sequence ATGAAGAACCCGACTCCGATGCGCGAGCGCCTCGAGGGCTACCTGGAGCGCCGGCCTCGCACCGGGCCGGAGACGGTCCACCTGGACGTCACCAACGCGTGCAACCTGGACTGCATCACCTGCTGGAACTACGCGCCGGACCTCGCGCAGGCCAAACCGGTGGCGTGGAAGCGGCAACGGATGGACGCGGCCACCTTCCACCGCATGGTGCACGAGTGCGCCGAGGCGGGCGCCGAGCGCATCGTCATCAGCGGCGGTGGCGAGCCCTTCACCCACCCGGACATCTACACCTTCATCGACGCGGTGAAGGCGCGCGGCCTGCGGCTCACCGTCATCTCCAACGGAACCCTGTGTGATTGGGAGCGGGTGCGCGGGCTGGGCGTGGATCAGATGCTGCTCAACATGGCCTCCGCCTCAGCGGAGACCTATGTCGCCTATCACCCCAACCAGCCCCCGGAGACCTTCCACCGGCTGCTCGAGGGCGTGCGCACGGTGCGCGACGTCACCGCCGTGAACCTGGTGCAGGTCATCAACCGGGTGAACTACCGGGAGCTGCCCCAGATGGTGCAGCTCGCGCACGACGTGGGCGCGCGCTCGTCCTTCAAGGTGGGAGACGTGCCTCGGGGCACCGAGCACCACGCGCTCACCGCCGAGCAGCGGCAGCAGGTGCTCGGCGAGCTCATCCCCGAGGCGCGCAAGCGGGCCAAGGCGCTGAAGGTGAAGCACAACCTGGACGCGTACGAGGCCCAGTTGTCGGGCAAGTGGCCCTCGGGGCAGGAGACGGGTTGCTTCGCGGGTTATCTCTACAGCCGCGTCTACGTGGACGGGCGCGTCTTCTTCTGCTGCGAGCACATCGAGGCGGGGCACGTGAAGGACGGTGCCTTCCAGGACGTGTGGCGCGCGCCAGCGTACGAGGCGGTGCGCGCGCGGCTGCACCGGGGCGAGTACTACCCGGGCTGCGCGCGCTGCGGAAAGCACGACATGAACTTCGCGGCGTCGAGGGACCTGCGCGAGATGCTCGAGGAGGGAGAGCAGCCATGA
- a CDS encoding radical SAM protein, giving the protein MSGPRPTVSWNIVGGCNYRCTYCVQKHMPGIGGPTDEQLEAALATLTALPGSWEFKISGGEPFLLKRLPEVARRLAEAGHKVSLLTNLSAPLRVISTFIEAAGERLRTFSCSLHREEVEEAEFLEKARAVKELLARWPRATFVVNGVVVPGQVPKVAASREHFEQAGIKFYPQLMRVNGKPAEYGWLDRWRIDRAFGDMASPSRMNRGYQLKGRLCHAGSQYFIIHPKGDAFSCYPGKRFGDGHLGNVFDGTLKLWDAPRPCHYEVCPCTVPQNRGIIEGFGGGAGEDSVSF; this is encoded by the coding sequence ATGAGCGGCCCACGTCCCACGGTGAGCTGGAACATCGTCGGCGGGTGCAACTACCGCTGCACGTATTGCGTGCAGAAGCACATGCCGGGCATTGGCGGGCCCACGGACGAGCAGCTCGAGGCGGCGTTGGCCACGCTCACGGCACTGCCAGGAAGCTGGGAGTTCAAGATCTCCGGCGGAGAGCCCTTCCTGCTCAAGCGGTTGCCGGAGGTGGCGCGGCGCCTGGCGGAGGCGGGACACAAGGTGTCGCTGCTCACCAACCTGTCGGCCCCGCTGCGCGTGATCTCCACCTTCATCGAGGCGGCGGGAGAGCGGTTGCGCACCTTCTCGTGCTCGCTGCACCGCGAGGAGGTGGAGGAAGCGGAGTTCCTCGAGAAGGCCCGCGCGGTGAAGGAGTTGCTGGCCCGGTGGCCGCGCGCCACCTTCGTCGTCAACGGCGTGGTGGTGCCCGGACAGGTGCCAAAGGTGGCCGCCAGCCGCGAGCACTTCGAGCAGGCGGGCATCAAGTTCTACCCCCAGCTCATGCGGGTGAACGGCAAACCCGCCGAGTACGGCTGGTTGGATCGCTGGCGCATCGACCGGGCCTTCGGGGACATGGCGTCCCCGTCGCGGATGAATCGCGGCTACCAACTCAAGGGCCGCCTGTGCCACGCGGGCAGCCAGTACTTCATCATCCACCCCAAGGGGGACGCCTTCTCCTGCTACCCCGGCAAGCGCTTCGGAGATGGGCACCTGGGCAACGTCTTCGACGGGACGCTGAAGCTGTGGGACGCGCCCCGTCCCTGCCACTACGAGGTGTGCCCCTGCACGGTGCCGCAGAACCGGGGCATCATCGAGGGCTTTGGAGGCGGAGCCGGAGAGGACTCCGTCAGCTTCTGA
- a CDS encoding DUF808 domain-containing protein: MAGSSLLALIDDIATLLDDVSVMTKVAAQKTAGVLGDDLALNAQQVTGVNADRELPVVWAVAKGSMVNKAILVPAALAISAFASWAVTPLLMVGGLYLCFEGFEKLAHKFLHSQHEDEAHHNELRQAVADPKVDLVALEKEKIKGAVRTDFILSAEIIAISLGVVASAPFMTQVLTLTGVAVLMTVGVYGLVGGIVKLDDAGLALSRQSGEGAWPQTVRGLGVGILKAAPLLMKFLSVAGTAAMFLVGGGILTHGIGPLHHAIEGAAHAAGEVSGVGGLLGALVSPLANALVGILAGALALGVVSVGSRVLGRGKEK, translated from the coding sequence GTGGCCGGATCCAGCCTGCTCGCCCTGATCGACGACATCGCCACCCTCTTGGACGACGTGTCGGTGATGACCAAGGTGGCGGCGCAGAAGACCGCCGGAGTGCTGGGCGATGACCTGGCGCTCAACGCCCAGCAGGTCACCGGCGTCAATGCCGACCGGGAGCTGCCGGTGGTGTGGGCCGTGGCCAAGGGCTCGATGGTGAACAAGGCCATCCTGGTGCCCGCGGCGCTGGCCATCAGCGCCTTCGCGTCCTGGGCCGTGACGCCGCTGTTGATGGTGGGCGGTCTCTACCTCTGCTTCGAGGGCTTCGAGAAGCTGGCGCACAAGTTCCTGCACAGCCAGCACGAGGACGAGGCCCATCACAACGAACTGCGCCAGGCCGTGGCCGATCCGAAGGTGGACCTCGTGGCGCTCGAGAAGGAGAAGATCAAGGGCGCGGTGCGCACCGACTTCATCCTCTCGGCGGAGATCATCGCGATCTCGCTGGGCGTCGTGGCCAGCGCGCCCTTCATGACCCAGGTGCTGACGCTGACGGGGGTGGCCGTGCTGATGACCGTGGGCGTCTACGGATTGGTGGGAGGCATCGTCAAGCTGGACGACGCGGGGCTCGCGCTGAGCCGCCAGTCGGGCGAGGGCGCCTGGCCACAGACCGTGCGCGGTCTGGGCGTGGGCATCCTCAAGGCGGCGCCGTTGCTCATGAAGTTCCTGTCGGTCGCCGGCACCGCGGCCATGTTCCTCGTGGGTGGAGGCATCCTCACGCACGGCATCGGCCCGCTGCACCACGCGATCGAGGGCGCGGCCCACGCCGCGGGCGAGGTGTCCGGCGTCGGCGGGCTGCTGGGGGCGCTCGTGTCTCCGCTGGCCAACGCCCTGGTGGGCATCCTCGCCGGCGCGCTGGCACTGGGCGTGGTGAGCGTGGGCTCGCGTGTGCTGGGCCGTGGCAAGGAGAAGTGA
- a CDS encoding STAS/SEC14 domain-containing protein, with the protein MSTTDRVRFDSSRWPLLSLWFPRALSPEEYEAFLATFGEHLERAEQKLILLIDLREISRMSMDQEQRQRQVAWLKAHETHLRERVLGAGIILSSTLARLALRAILALLPLPSPVLTFSTPEEAESWAAGLRQQAGR; encoded by the coding sequence ATGTCCACCACAGACCGAGTCCGCTTCGACAGCTCGAGATGGCCCCTGCTCTCCCTCTGGTTTCCCCGGGCCCTGTCCCCCGAGGAGTACGAGGCGTTCCTCGCGACCTTCGGCGAGCACCTCGAGCGCGCCGAGCAGAAGCTCATCCTCCTCATCGATCTGCGTGAGATCTCACGGATGTCCATGGATCAGGAGCAGCGCCAGCGTCAGGTGGCGTGGTTGAAGGCGCATGAGACCCACCTGCGCGAGCGGGTCCTGGGCGCGGGAATCATCCTCTCCTCGACCCTGGCCCGGCTGGCCCTTCGCGCCATCCTGGCGCTCCTGCCGCTGCCCTCGCCCGTGCTCACCTTCTCCACCCCCGAGGAGGCGGAGAGCTGGGCGGCCGGGCTCCGCCAGCAGGCGGGGCGGTAG
- a CDS encoding bestrophin family protein has translation MIIRPRPTAWQLLYILRGSVLVLVLPQVLGISLLSCLAVLSIRKDWLHLPSSTAVPMSLLGLALSIFLGFRNNASYDRWWEARKLWGALIIELRSLARDAVALLDDGADPGTPVRGRHDARRLVHRGIAFAHALAGYLRGHDEGGNLSRYLTPDELARVRASINPPDALLREMAQELASLRRTGRLTDIAWQSLNERVGGLSTVLTACERIRFTPLPFAYTVLLHRTAYLFCLLLPFGLAELLGWMAPVLAAVLAYTFFGLDALGDELENPFAHVPNGLPLQAMARTAERGLLEALGEPLPEPLQPQSYVLM, from the coding sequence ATGATCATCCGCCCTCGTCCCACCGCCTGGCAGTTGCTCTACATCCTGCGCGGCTCGGTGCTTGTCCTCGTGCTTCCCCAGGTCCTGGGGATCTCGCTGCTGTCCTGCCTCGCGGTCTTGTCCATCCGGAAGGATTGGCTCCACCTGCCCTCCAGCACGGCCGTCCCCATGTCCCTGCTGGGGCTCGCGCTCTCCATCTTCCTGGGCTTTCGCAACAACGCCAGCTACGACCGCTGGTGGGAGGCGCGCAAGCTCTGGGGCGCGCTCATCATCGAGCTGCGCTCCCTGGCCCGGGATGCCGTGGCCCTGCTCGACGACGGCGCGGACCCGGGGACTCCCGTGCGAGGACGTCACGACGCTCGACGGCTCGTCCATCGCGGCATCGCCTTCGCCCATGCCTTGGCCGGGTATCTGCGCGGGCACGATGAAGGCGGCAACCTCTCCCGCTACCTCACCCCCGACGAGCTGGCTCGGGTCCGGGCCAGCATCAACCCGCCGGACGCGCTGCTGCGCGAGATGGCCCAGGAGCTCGCCTCCCTGCGGCGCACGGGCCGGCTCACCGACATCGCCTGGCAGAGCTTGAACGAGCGCGTCGGTGGGCTGTCCACGGTGCTGACCGCCTGCGAGCGCATCCGTTTCACCCCCCTGCCCTTCGCCTACACGGTGCTCCTGCACCGCACCGCCTACCTGTTCTGCCTGCTGCTGCCTTTCGGGCTGGCGGAGCTGCTCGGGTGGATGGCCCCGGTGCTCGCCGCCGTCCTGGCCTATACCTTCTTCGGGCTGGATGCGCTGGGCGACGAGCTGGAGAACCCCTTCGCCCACGTGCCCAACGGCCTGCCCCTGCAGGCCATGGCCCGGACCGCGGAACGGGGACTGCTCGAGGCCCTGGGCGAGCCCCTTCCCGAGCCGCTGCAGCCCCAGTCGTACGTGTTGATGTGA
- a CDS encoding spermidine synthase, whose amino-acid sequence MSDSRSKRGTRPRAAKPAKSPRASATVVHEAPSPLGTVFVVDTGDLRTLRFDSPRGAVQSALRKSDPLAVPTSYVRVATAGLALTQGRSRVLVVGLGGGAFPRLLHRCLPRTRVDVVELNPVVVEVARRYFHVHEDERLHIQLGDAAHFMEERGPLYDLILLDAFAGEGTPEHLKETLFLEAVRRRLLPGGVAVLNIALEDPAKVAWRVRTFAGCFEDCAMLRGASEYINLLLVGTQEPLPPEPQFRRQLSQLAREMGFPALTRSVVSFARALES is encoded by the coding sequence ATGTCCGACTCGAGATCGAAGCGAGGAACCCGTCCGAGGGCGGCGAAGCCGGCGAAGAGCCCGAGAGCCTCGGCCACCGTGGTCCACGAAGCACCCTCGCCGCTCGGGACGGTGTTCGTGGTGGACACGGGAGACCTGCGCACGCTCCGCTTCGACAGTCCCCGGGGGGCCGTCCAGAGCGCGCTGCGCAAGAGCGATCCCCTGGCGGTGCCCACGAGCTACGTGCGGGTGGCCACCGCCGGGCTCGCGCTCACCCAGGGGCGCTCTCGCGTCCTGGTGGTGGGACTTGGCGGAGGCGCCTTCCCCCGGCTGTTGCACCGGTGTCTGCCCCGGACGCGGGTGGACGTGGTGGAGCTCAACCCCGTGGTGGTGGAGGTGGCTCGGCGCTACTTCCACGTCCACGAGGACGAGCGGCTGCACATCCAGCTCGGGGACGCAGCTCACTTCATGGAGGAGCGCGGGCCGCTCTATGATCTCATCCTGCTCGACGCGTTCGCGGGCGAAGGGACGCCGGAACACCTGAAGGAGACGCTCTTCCTCGAGGCGGTGCGGCGCCGGTTGCTGCCGGGGGGCGTCGCCGTGCTCAACATCGCCCTGGAGGATCCGGCGAAGGTGGCGTGGCGGGTGCGGACCTTCGCCGGATGCTTCGAGGACTGCGCGATGCTGCGCGGCGCGTCGGAGTACATCAACCTGCTCCTGGTGGGCACCCAGGAGCCCCTTCCCCCCGAGCCGCAATTCCGGCGGCAGTTGTCCCAGCTCGCGCGCGAGATGGGGTTTCCCGCCCTGACGCGCAGCGTGGTGTCCTTCGCGCGCGCCCTGGAGAGCTGA
- a CDS encoding DUF5818 domain-containing protein: MKLTGRVVFRDIETGVWVLEGDDGRTYQLAGGDRKIKKDGQRIEVHGDVDSNALTVAMVGPVFTVSSYRFL; encoded by the coding sequence ATGAAGCTCACCGGACGCGTGGTGTTCCGCGACATCGAGACGGGCGTCTGGGTGCTGGAGGGCGATGACGGCCGCACCTACCAGCTCGCGGGCGGGGACCGGAAGATCAAGAAGGACGGCCAGCGCATCGAGGTGCACGGAGACGTGGACAGCAACGCGCTCACCGTCGCCATGGTCGGCCCCGTGTTCACGGTGAGCTCGTACCGCTTTCTCTGA
- a CDS encoding S8 family serine peptidase, producing MPMKRWILANAVLALALAACTSPPETAERAALEADSSRRELSEEEPHGIVVDFKDGTSQEEIDAWEAEWGVDLTYNSVEGPRSGVTIARGVEDVDAVLEAIRQHPAVESAEPLRVYRVPVGEEAVFDEPAPALNGEGFTPNDPEYPRQWNLRMIHMPRAWERSHGKGVVVAVLDTGIAYEDHDDFKQVPDLKGVRFKKGYDFVGDDTHANDDHGHGTHVAGTIAQATNNGVGVAGVAFEATLMPVKVLNHFGAGTSADIADAIRFAADNGAQVINMSLGGGGYSQVMADAVAYARKKGVTVVAAAGNAGRPRVEFPAAYPGAVAVSAVGPSGVRAPYSSYGRELDIAAPGGDKRQGDAGGILQNTIDPRDVSRSVYAAYQGTSMATPHVAAVAALLYAEGASGPDEVERALFAGAARAGGQTWTEEYGHGLLDAEASLKALGSASPRWPSLWWALALLALVLLTLRGRERPGYLNILLRPSFLVPLVLATVGAFFARSWLGGVSGTAGEVVQVAWLPIPDWQRIIFGTRTVSPLFYSALIPLVLSIFAIKFKGLRPALGGLALGFAGFLAYTAWVKAPALAWMPFTFMARPWLVVNVLICLFISRAMLRRESP from the coding sequence ATGCCCATGAAGCGTTGGATCCTGGCGAACGCGGTGTTGGCCCTGGCGCTGGCGGCCTGCACGTCGCCCCCGGAGACGGCGGAGCGAGCGGCCCTCGAGGCGGACAGCTCGCGGCGCGAGCTGTCGGAGGAGGAGCCCCACGGCATCGTGGTGGACTTCAAGGATGGCACCTCGCAGGAGGAGATCGATGCCTGGGAGGCGGAGTGGGGGGTGGACCTCACGTACAACTCCGTGGAGGGGCCGCGCTCGGGCGTGACGATCGCGCGGGGGGTGGAGGACGTGGACGCGGTGCTCGAGGCCATCCGCCAGCACCCGGCCGTGGAGTCCGCCGAGCCCTTGCGCGTGTACCGGGTGCCCGTGGGCGAGGAGGCCGTGTTCGACGAGCCCGCGCCCGCGCTCAATGGGGAGGGCTTCACGCCGAACGATCCCGAATACCCCCGGCAGTGGAACCTGCGGATGATCCACATGCCCCGGGCGTGGGAGCGCAGCCACGGCAAGGGCGTGGTGGTGGCGGTGCTGGACACGGGCATCGCCTACGAGGACCACGACGACTTCAAGCAGGTGCCGGACCTCAAGGGCGTCCGGTTCAAGAAGGGATACGACTTCGTCGGCGACGACACGCACGCCAATGACGACCATGGGCATGGCACGCACGTGGCGGGCACCATCGCGCAGGCGACGAACAACGGGGTGGGCGTGGCGGGCGTGGCGTTCGAGGCGACGCTGATGCCGGTCAAGGTGCTCAACCACTTCGGCGCTGGCACGTCGGCGGACATCGCCGATGCCATCCGCTTCGCGGCGGACAACGGCGCCCAGGTCATCAACATGTCCCTGGGCGGTGGGGGCTACTCGCAGGTGATGGCGGACGCCGTGGCGTACGCCCGGAAGAAGGGCGTCACGGTGGTGGCCGCGGCGGGCAACGCGGGCCGTCCGCGGGTGGAGTTCCCGGCGGCCTATCCGGGCGCGGTGGCGGTGAGCGCGGTGGGCCCGAGCGGCGTGCGTGCTCCCTACTCGTCCTATGGCCGGGAGCTGGACATCGCGGCGCCGGGTGGAGACAAGCGCCAGGGCGACGCGGGCGGCATCCTGCAGAACACGATTGATCCGCGCGACGTCTCGCGCTCCGTCTATGCCGCCTACCAGGGCACGAGCATGGCCACGCCCCACGTGGCGGCGGTGGCGGCGCTGCTCTACGCCGAGGGCGCCAGCGGGCCGGACGAGGTGGAGCGGGCCCTGTTCGCGGGCGCCGCGCGCGCGGGCGGGCAGACCTGGACGGAGGAGTACGGCCACGGTCTGCTGGATGCCGAGGCCTCGCTCAAGGCGCTGGGGAGCGCGAGCCCGCGCTGGCCGTCGCTGTGGTGGGCCCTGGCGCTGCTGGCGCTGGTGCTGCTGACGCTGCGCGGGCGCGAGCGTCCGGGCTACCTCAACATCCTCCTGCGTCCGAGCTTCCTCGTGCCCCTGGTGCTGGCCACCGTGGGCGCATTCTTCGCCCGCTCGTGGTTGGGCGGTGTCTCGGGCACGGCGGGCGAGGTGGTGCAGGTGGCCTGGCTGCCCATTCCCGACTGGCAGCGCATCATCTTCGGCACCCGCACGGTCAGCCCGCTCTTCTACAGCGCGCTCATCCCCCTGGTGCTCTCCATCTTCGCCATCAAGTTCAAGGGTCTGCGCCCCGCGCTGGGCGGGCTCGCGCTGGGCTTCGCCGGCTTCCTCGCCTACACCGCCTGGGTCAAGGCGCCCGCGCTGGCGTGGATGCCCTTCACCTTCATGGCCCGGCCCTGGCTGGTGGTGAACGTGCTCATCTGCCTCTTCATCTCGCGCGCCATGCTGCGCCGGGAGTCGCCATGA
- a CDS encoding alpha/beta hydrolase has protein sequence MVLKGQYLERPALIPVGREVMEGVAHRGQVRPPLLVLSPTPEEGGGMDHVIGAELAFAAATADHATLRFNYRGVGGSQGERGTGTALIDEAEAALTVVLENAQAPTAAVAAMHGSARVALGLRARHSGVAGLCLVSPRGVTPGELTGLGRELLVVVGELDTTLSRAELARAVGAAGGTLEVVEGAGAHLHHVLPIVGKLVRAWLKRLSGN, from the coding sequence ATGGTCCTCAAAGGTCAGTACCTCGAGCGCCCGGCGCTCATCCCCGTGGGGCGTGAGGTGATGGAGGGCGTGGCGCACCGCGGCCAGGTGCGGCCTCCGCTGCTCGTGCTGTCGCCCACGCCCGAGGAGGGAGGCGGGATGGATCACGTCATCGGAGCGGAGCTGGCCTTCGCCGCGGCCACGGCGGACCATGCCACGCTGCGCTTCAACTACCGCGGCGTCGGCGGCAGTCAGGGCGAGCGGGGCACGGGCACGGCCCTCATCGACGAGGCCGAGGCCGCGCTGACGGTGGTGTTGGAGAACGCCCAGGCGCCCACGGCGGCGGTGGCCGCGATGCATGGCAGTGCCCGGGTGGCGCTGGGGCTCCGGGCGCGGCATTCCGGGGTGGCGGGCCTGTGTCTGGTGAGTCCGCGCGGGGTGACGCCCGGGGAGCTGACGGGCCTGGGGCGGGAGTTGCTCGTGGTGGTGGGCGAGCTGGACACCACCCTGTCCCGCGCCGAGCTGGCCCGGGCGGTGGGCGCGGCGGGCGGTACCCTGGAAGTCGTGGAGGGGGCGGGCGCGCACCTCCACCATGTGCTCCCCATCGTGGGCAAGCTGGTCCGTGCCTGGCTGAAGCGGCTGTCGGGCAACTGA
- a CDS encoding class I SAM-dependent rRNA methyltransferase — protein sequence MNVVKLELAPGLGRHLRAGHPWVFRKALAQVPKIPPGSVVDLAENGKFVARGYFDPHSAIAVRVLTRNPRQAIDAAFFAQRVKQALAERRSLIDLKDTDSFRLLHGEGDGLPGVVVDLYGRYAVLKLYSAGLTPYRGLIIEALKAAVPELQGIIGRDEVGRDDVEDDEGRGAGRMLWGEKAPELLTIRERGATFLVDAWKGQKTGFFLDQRENRFLIRRLAEGRDVLNCFCFSGGFSVNAALGGARSVFSVDLDPEAIALARENFTRNGLPAEKYDFLAADVFKLLASFREEGRTFDLIILDPPAFAKSQKAVQAAIDGYASLNRQALGLLRPGGLLATASCSARVSPDDFLGAVKEAAFKAGVDLALVEERYQPPDHPVRLQFPEGKYLKFYVMASV from the coding sequence GTGAATGTCGTGAAGTTGGAGCTCGCACCGGGGCTGGGCCGTCACCTGCGCGCGGGGCACCCGTGGGTGTTCCGCAAGGCGCTCGCCCAGGTGCCGAAGATTCCCCCGGGCAGCGTGGTGGACCTGGCGGAGAACGGGAAGTTCGTGGCGCGCGGCTACTTCGATCCGCACTCGGCCATCGCCGTGCGGGTGCTCACGCGCAACCCCCGTCAGGCCATCGACGCGGCCTTCTTCGCCCAGCGCGTGAAGCAGGCGCTCGCCGAGCGGCGCTCGCTCATCGACCTGAAGGACACGGACAGCTTCCGGCTCCTGCACGGCGAGGGGGATGGGCTGCCGGGCGTGGTGGTGGACCTGTATGGCCGCTACGCGGTGCTCAAGCTGTACTCGGCGGGCCTCACGCCCTACCGGGGGCTCATCATCGAGGCGCTCAAGGCGGCGGTGCCCGAGCTCCAGGGCATCATCGGCCGGGACGAGGTGGGCCGGGACGACGTGGAGGACGACGAGGGCCGGGGCGCGGGGCGGATGCTCTGGGGCGAGAAGGCGCCGGAGCTGCTCACCATCCGCGAGCGCGGGGCGACGTTCCTCGTGGACGCCTGGAAGGGGCAGAAGACGGGCTTCTTCCTGGATCAGCGCGAGAACCGCTTCCTCATCCGGCGGCTGGCCGAGGGCCGCGACGTGCTCAACTGCTTCTGCTTCAGCGGAGGGTTCTCGGTGAACGCGGCGCTGGGTGGGGCCAGGAGCGTGTTCTCGGTGGATCTGGATCCGGAGGCCATCGCCCTGGCGCGCGAGAACTTCACGCGCAACGGCCTGCCGGCGGAGAAGTACGACTTCCTGGCGGCGGACGTGTTCAAGCTCCTGGCGTCCTTCCGCGAGGAGGGCCGCACGTTCGATCTCATCATCCTGGACCCGCCGGCGTTCGCGAAGAGCCAGAAGGCGGTGCAGGCGGCGATCGACGGCTATGCCTCGCTCAACCGCCAGGCGCTGGGGCTCTTGCGGCCCGGGGGCTTGTTGGCGACGGCCTCGTGCTCGGCGCGCGTGAGCCCGGACGACTTCCTGGGCGCGGTGAAGGAGGCGGCCTTCAAGGCGGGGGTGGACCTCGCCCTGGTGGAGGAGCGCTACCAGCCGCCCGATCATCCCGTCCGGCTGCAGTTCCCGGAGGGCAAATACCTGAAGTTCTACGTGATGGCGTCCGTGTGA